The genomic segment CACCAACATGTTGGCCCGCATGCAACTCCAATTTCAAGGCCCTCGTGTACCTACAGCCAGGCCCAAACAAGATCCGCTTCGACTTCTCAAGTCCAAAGTTGCCCAACAGTTCGTCATCCAATCCGATTCACGCATCTTACTTGACGATCCACATGTTGCCGGCGAACAATGCACCTCCGCTGCAGCTCGCTATCATGGTTGCCAAGGATTCTCCTGAGACCTTCGATGCGGTACCTACAAGGATTGAGCGAGAGGGCAATGATTTGGAGACGGCAGTTCGCAAATTCCGAATGGCCGCTTACCTCTGGCAAGCCTTTACAGCTGAGCAAATGTGGCGAAACAAACTTGGACGTCGCGTCTTCAGGTTTGAGGAGGAATGGACCGCCGGCACATCGAACCAGCGGGATCGAGAAAACGGAAACCTACGCTCTGAGGCCAGGATCCATATCATCAGATCAGACAAGACAGTCGCCGAAATTCGAGATCTCGAGCTAGCGCAACAGAATGAGAAGGCGAGCAAGAAGGGGGACCTATACGAAATAGCTGCCGATGCGGTGAAACAATACTTCAGGCCACTAGGTGGCCAGAAGCAATACGTTTCCGTGTTGATGCTCGATACGCAATGGGATAAGGAGGCCAATGTCGTAAGGGGCCACGCAGCGTTTGGCGGTAATGCAGGTGATCTGCACTTGGCCATTTTCGGATCCCATTGCCTGCAAAGCTATCCCACGAGTTTCGAAGAAGTCGTCCCTGCATTTACGGATTGCACTCCGACTGACCTTGCCTACGTCGCCAACGATTGCAACCAGGCTGGCAGCTCCTGGGAGGCAGCGAACATCGGAATTGGTGCCCATCTGCACGAGACAGGCCACCTTTTTGGATGTCCTCATCAGGAGTCTGGCGTGATGCTCCGCGACTACCTGACACTCAATCGCAGCTTCGTGACCCGTGAGGCATTCTGCACAAGGACCAAGTCCAAGGGGGGCCTGGTTCTTCAAGATGACGAGTGCGGTTGGCACCGCTTGGATTGTTTACGTTTCCGCGCCCATCCCTGCTTCAGGTTGCCAAACGACCCCCCCATGAACGCTGACGACAGCGTCCACGCTTTCCCAATTGAGAGCGGAAACGTGGTTGTAATGGCAGCGACTGGCATCGCATTCATCGAGCTATTCGCAGAGGACGATGATCTCTGCCGAAAATGGATCGAATATCCCCTCGAAAACAATTCGGTACAACGTCAACTAACATTGAACGACCGCGAGCTACGCGAGAAGCTCCCAGAGAACAAGCGGAAGGGGCGGCTTAGGGTGTCGGTCAAATCGCATAGCGGCGGTTCTTTGGAAATCGATGATTTCAAAAAGCTGTGCTCCAAGGAGTCTTCATTCAAATTAACCCCTGGCCCGCTCGGCAAGACAGCCTACAGAGGCAAACCTCTGGGCCACTCAGCCATGGATGGCACTGAGCCACAGGAAATCATCTTTGAGAGCGGCGGAAAACAGAACCGAGTGCTCTCCCGCATCATCTTCTACCATGGATATGCAGTAGACGGCATGGAATTCGTATATGATGACGACACAACGCAATTATTTGGCAAACGGGGAGGCAAAGAGGGTGGCGATGCGTTTGATTTTGGTATGTCCTTTCTGCCAGGGTCAAGTTAAGCCCATATACTAACAGATGCCCATTAGATATTCGCCGGGGTGAATACATCTCAGGCTTTTACGTCCGCTCGGGCGCTTGGATTGATGCAATCCAGGTCCTCACGAGCTTGGGCAGACGGTCGCCTATATTTGGCAATGCTCAGGGCGGATCCACGTAAGTCTAGGAAACGCAGTTTCATTTAATCGTCAGTTGTCGCTGATCACCCCGACAGACATACTTTGATACCCCCAAGAGGATACACTATTTGCGGTGTGGCAGGCTCCTGTGGAGCCTGGGTCGACGGATTTTCGATCCTTATTGTTCGATAAAGGAAATCCGTGGCGTTTCTGTCATTCTTACGAGCGGCAGCTGGAGATAAaacttaatagtatttacgAAACGGGAGGAAGAATTGGAGCACCATTGCCATCATCTATATGGCATGGGTTCCTGGCTCGTCCAAAAACAATGATGGAAATTGCACGTCTTTCCTACAACTTCCTGGCGAAGCACGCCTAGACATCCGCCTTATACTGGAGTATCACATTCCAATATATGGCACGCTATCTCCTGGTTGGCGAGCATCAAATCAGGGGGTTACCGGCCTCGAAATACCTAGCAGACGAGACGCCTTGGACATGGATAAGACCACGTACGGGACGCGGTGACTTAGGTTGGGTGGCCACTTCTACGCAACAAGCCAAGGTGGTTTTTACAGCAGAAGAATAAGTGATCTGCCTCGTCGTTGTAAATAATACACGAAATGAATACACGGCTACACACATGAAGCTTAGACCCCGCAGTGGCACGTACGACATTGACATTGACAGCAACCTTCTAGAaagtaggtaaggtaaggtaagaaaCTGCTAAAAATGGGTTGGCCAAAAGGTGTTGTCCATTGAGGTAGCCAAGTAGCTTACCCCAAGGAAAGGTGCGTGGGTGCCCCCATGTGGCTGGCATATGCCAATATGGTGCCCGTGCCAAGATTTCCCGGTTGTTGGCGGTGCCTGGACCGTGCGACGTTGGACGCCATGGTGGAAATCACGTGCACGGCACCTCGTGAGCTGGACCAGCTCCCCCGCTAGTCGGCTTCAGGTCTAGAACGACAGGGCTATGACGGCATGTGCCTTCCCCAGCTATCCTAGTTGGCTTTGAGGCGGAGGAGTGTGACCGACTTACCTCATGCcgacctacctacctaccttgctTGCCCAGCACCTCCATTCACATTTCTTCCTACACCTGCCTCCCACTCCACGAAGCTGCTGCATACAAAAACTAGCTCAATCCTCTCAACCTCTCTTCTCCGCTTCCACAATTTTCGTGCTTCGTCCCTCTTAACGCCCACCGTCGAGATTTCCAAAAGGACAAGGAAAAATTCACGAAATTGAACGGGCATATCAACAAGCATCCACTGTGTCTCTCCTCCGACAACGTCTTCACAGTCCACACAGCTAGCCTCAGGGAAAGCCCCAACCAAACATGTCGAAACGGACAAGCAGCGTAGCCACCAATGGCAAGGCAGCCAAAGATGCTGCTGATAGCTTCGCCGAGCCTGGTATGTTGCACGTACTGCTCTCTCCAGATGCCATCCGAGCTAATACGTCGCCTTCAATGCAGCCCACGACAAGCAGAATCTCCTTCTCGCGGCCGACCCCGGTCACTTTTCTTTGATCCGCGCCCTCCACCTCGCCGACGCAATTACCCTCTGTAATGGTACGGTCTCACATATTCCCAGCTTCTTCCGCACGTTTTCCCAAGCGAGATGCGTCTTCTGAGACCGGATGCACTGCAAAGTCATATTGAGAGGAGAAGAGCACTGCTGACTTGCTGTGGAATAGGAGCTTGTGGTGTCATGTCAATTTTTACCTCTCTGCGCTACTGTCTTGGCGATCCTTCGTCCACTAGCACGCTGTACCTCGCCCTCTCCTTCCTACCCTTTGGCCTCTTCTTCGACTTCATGGACGGTAAAGTTGCACGTTGGAGAAAGAAGAGTGGTATGATGGGCCAAGAGCTTGATTCTCTGGCTGACCTGGTACGTTTTCAAGCGACAAATCCGTTTATCCCGGGTCGATGGTCTACACCTACAATCCTTGCCAGGGAATAATAGAGTCTCTCCGAGCGGGATTGAGTTGGAGCAAGCCCGGCTGATATATAACACAGATCTCTTTCGGCGTCGCTCCTGCTTCTGTGGCCTTCGCCCTTGGTTTGCGCACACCCATCGACCACCTCTGCCTGACCTTCTTTGTCCTCTGCGGCCTCACGCGTCTCGCTCGCTTCAACGTAACTGTCGCCGCTCTTCCCAAGGATGCAACTGGAAAAAGCAAATACTTCGAAGGCACTCCCATCCCTACCAGTCTTGGCCTTGACGCTGTGATGGCGTACTTGGTATCTCAGCGTTGGATTCTTCAGGACCTTCCTCTCGGAACGTGGCTGTCGGGAACTGCACTGGAATTCCACCCCATTGCTCTTGTGTTCGTGGTTCACGGATGCCTTATGACCAGCAAGAGCATTCATATCCCCAAGCCTTAGGGCGTGTCTCCTAACTTTTTCGGTCATACCATGAGCTAAGCGGGCGAGAGTCTGTCCTTCCTAGTTCTTGAGACGTGTTTGCGCCTCAACACGAGCACAAGAATAAAGAAACAAGAGAGGTCTCGTAAGATCTCTCTGCGCAGCGAGAACACGAACTGGGGCCACGAGCTAGTCTTTCGCCGCAGAATCATACGAGGCGAAGCCAGAGGTGAACAATACGGAGCGGGAACTATCAGTCAATTGCACTGAGGGAATGGACGTCTGTAGCACAGAGATACACATCTAAGCGTGCACGCGAGAATACAATACGCATGATACCCTACTTACACATTTTCCTCCATTGCCACTTGATCATTGCCACTCGATCGTCGTCCATTGGCATCATTTGAAATTCGATTTTTCGTATTTTGTTCCCGCACATGGATACGATTTGCGCCTCTAGTCTAGGCTACAAATTGCGAAATGTTTCACCACCCTCCCAAACACCATCTTCAAAATTCATTTTGTCATGAAAGCCATGCTCCATCTCTCACGTTCATGCCTTGTCCTCCTTGGGCTTCACCACGGAGGGGAATGGGTTATAGGTGCCGCGCTCTTCGCGCAGCTTCTTGATCTTCTCAACGGCCTCGGCGACGTCAACGGGCTTGCCGCGGTCCTGGCTCGAGGTGTCATCACGGTAGCGGATGTTGACCTGCTTGTTCTTCATCTCCTCGTCGCCAACGACGAAAATGAAGTTGTATTGGCTATGCGAGTTAGTCACATTCTCAAACCAAACGGAAGCGCAGTCCATTGTACGTACCCAAGCTGAGCGCTGCGAATCTTCTTGGGCAGCGTGTTGCCGGACAGGTCGACATCACTAGAGAATTTGAGTTAGCGAATCTCTTCCAGATCTAAACGGGTAGCGGAG from the Colletotrichum lupini chromosome 3, complete sequence genome contains:
- a CDS encoding metallopeptidase, which produces MAPSILNFRGLRRRSKASFKTDRSNTDVSSDASNITTPTATSGASTPPSMAQASDSALDLQVKDSNGGNPQARPPLQPVPNSHRHSVSGMAGLGSPVVGGKSALPVSQYAPRVANITDNAWLQLPSALLIFGKVYQKVLLVHGTIGDSSQHSLDGTVSVTRLDDNFPPTCWPACNSNFKALVYLQPGPNKIRFDFSSPKLPNSSSSNPIHASYLTIHMLPANNAPPLQLAIMVAKDSPETFDAVPTRIEREGNDLETAVRKFRMAAYLWQAFTAEQMWRNKLGRRVFRFEEEWTAGTSNQRDRENGNLRSEARIHIIRSDKTVAEIRDLELAQQNEKASKKGDLYEIAADAVKQYFRPLGGQKQYVSVLMLDTQWDKEANVVRGHAAFGGNAGDLHLAIFGSHCLQSYPTSFEEVVPAFTDCTPTDLAYVANDCNQAGSSWEAANIGIGAHLHETGHLFGCPHQESGVMLRDYLTLNRSFVTREAFCTRTKSKGGLVLQDDECGWHRLDCLRFRAHPCFRLPNDPPMNADDSVHAFPIESGNVVVMAATGIAFIELFAEDDDLCRKWIEYPLENNSVQRQLTLNDRELREKLPENKRKGRLRVSVKSHSGGSLEIDDFKKLCSKESSFKLTPGPLGKTAYRGKPLGHSAMDGTEPQEIIFESGGKQNRVLSRIIFYHGYAVDGMEFVYDDDTTQLFGKRGGKEGGDAFDFDIRRGEYISGFYVRSGAWIDAIQVLTSLGRRSPIFGNAQGGSTHTLIPPRGYTICGVAGSCGAWVDGFSILIVR
- a CDS encoding CDP-diacylglycerol-serine O-phosphatidyltransferase; translated protein: MSKRTSSVATNGKAAKDAADSFAEPAHDKQNLLLAADPGHFSLIRALHLADAITLCNGTVSHIPSFFRTHIERRRALLTCCGIGACGVMSIFTSLRYCLGDPSSTSTLYLALSFLPFGLFFDFMDGKVARWRKKSGMMGQELDSLADLISFGVAPASVAFALGLRTPIDHLCLTFFVLCGLTRLARFNVTVAALPKDATGKSKYFEGTPIPTSLGLDAVMAYLVSQRWILQDLPLGTWLSGTALEFHPIALVFVVHGCLMTSKSIHIPKP